The genomic stretch GCTTCAGTCTGCTGTCTGTAGTATCTGGGACCTTGGTTCGTCAGTCTGCTTGTCTGTAGTATCTGTGGGACTTGTTCGTCAGTCTGCCCTGTCTGTGTAGTTATCTGGGACCTTGGTCGCTTCAGTCTGCTGTCTGTAGTATCTGGGACCTTGGTTGTCAGTCTGCTGTCTGTAGTATCTGGACCTTGGTGCTTCAGTCTGCTGTCTGTAGTATCTGGGACCTTGGTGCTTCAGTCTGCTGTCTGTAGTATCGGGACTTGTGCTTCAGTCTGCTGTCTGTAGTATCTGGGACTTGGTGTTCAGTCTGCTGTCTGTAGTATCTGGGACCTTGGTGCTTCAAGTCTGCTGTCTGTAGTATCTGGGACCTTGGTGCTTCAGTCTGCTGTCTGTAGTATCTGGGACCTTTGGTGCCTTCAGTCTCGCTGTCTGTAGTATCTGGGACTTGGTGCTTCAGTCTGCTGTCTAGTAATGGGACTTGGTGCTGTCTGTAGTATCTGGGACCTTGTGCTGTCTGTAGTATCTGGGCCTTGGTGCTGTCTGTTTAGTTCTGGGACCTTGGTGCTCGTCTGTAGTATCTGGGACCTTGGTGCTGTCTGTAGTACTGGACCTTGGTCTGTCTGTAGTATCTGGGACCTTGGTGCGTGTCTGTAGTATCTGGGACCTTGGTGCTGTCTGTAGTATCTGGGACCTTGGTGTTGCCTTGTGGTGCAGCTGACCATACTGACTGGTGGCCATTGAGTGATTCCTGTAGCTGTGGTTTAAACCTCATCCTGACTGCTGGATTGACTGATGGCTGGTGTTAGAACTCTTCATGACTTCTACGGCCATGGGTAGTGATGTTCATGACTTCTACTGGCCATGGTAGTGATGTTCATGACTTCTACATGGCCATGGGTAAGTGATGTTCATGACTTCTACATGGCCATGGTAGTGATGTTCATGACTTCTACATGGCCATGGTAGTGATGTTCATGACTTCTACATGGCCATGGGTAGTGATGTTCATGACTTCTCCATGGCCATGGTAGTGATGTTCATGACTTCTACATGGCCATGGGTAGTGATGTTCTGACTTCATTACCAGCAGTCTGTCTCAGTTGTGTGAAGATGTTTCTCTACTGTTTTCCACAGCCCTCCCAGGAAATGAATGCAGAACATTAGCTATTTGAAGCACAGTGGCTCTTTGTGTGAACCCTTTGAAGCAATGAGGCTCTGCATGTGAACCATTAGTAACActgccatctccctctctctctctctcgtcacaaGTATCATCTCTAAGCACAAGGCGTTGAGGTCAGAGCCCGGGGTCAGTGGAGTACCAGGCCCTGCAGCTGGTGTCCAGCCTGGAGCCACTACGGTGGAGTGGCACTGGACCAGGGACGCAGAGGGACAGAGGCTGGCCATAGGGTGGCCCTGAGGTATCGCTGTCTGTAAAGAGGACTTGAGCCTGGTCAACAGTGAAATTAAGGGCTTCACCATAACCACTGCGCCATCTCTTGTGCAGTCAGAACACTGACATATCTTCCAAAACAATGTCACCAGAGCGCTTGGCATGTGGGTTGCACAATAACAAATCTACTTGTACATAGTTCAGATTGCCTCCAAGAAATACTCTACCTTTACTGTCCATAAATACTCTACCTTTCTGTCCAAATACTCTACCTTTACGTCCATAAATACTCTACCTTTACTGTCCATAAATACTCTACCTTTACTGTCCATAATACTACTACTGTCCATAAATCCTCTACTACTGTCCATAAATACTCTACTTACTGTCCATAAATATCTAACCTTTACTGTCCATAAATACTCTACCTTTACTGTCCATAATACTCTACCTTTACTGTCCATAAATACTACCTTTACTGTCCATaaatactctactttactgtccATAATATACTCTACCTTTACTGTCCATAAATACTCTACCTTTACTGTACCGTCCATATCTATGAAGCGTAAAGTCCATCTGACCGTTAACTTTACCTTCCAGAAAATCTGAGATTGTCATACGAAACTTTAATTATCATATTCTGTTTTATTGTTGTGCGATAGGGTGTAATATTACAGGATTTCAGGTGAAAGAATACCGTTTCTAAATTCAGCTTTTTTTCATCATTCTTAGGATCAGCTATCCTATAATCCAAACAGCCACCCGTCGGGAAGAGTGTTTACCTGACGGTGACCAAGGATACCAGCGACAGTGTGGTTCTGCTATTCAAGCTGATCAGCAACCGGGCAGCAAGCGGATGTACCGGGCCATCACTGAGAACACGCCTTCTACAGGCGAGTGGAGAGGGTTACCTTGTGGGAAGCCAGAACACAAATACATGCAGTCCAATTGTACACTCTGCATAAAATCGTTAGATTGGATCACCAACTGATCAAGGCACTGTTGATCAAATGTTCCATGATGAAAACCTAAGGGACTGACTTCTCCGCAAACCATTTGGTAGAGTTAAATGAGAGCCTCTGAGTATAGTACAGACACATTGACAGGGCTTCACTGTCATGTTAATGTGTTTGACCACATGTTTGTTTACACTACCATCCctacatcaggggtgtcaaactcaaatacccagtggcaAAATGTAAaccctgaacaaagtcgcgggccaacattgaacaaatgaacctttaatatggacccaaacacagttttgctttaacattgaatatggaacaagcatcgcttattacatacaatatatatttaatagtggagatcatgcaaaatcgaatttcaaatgaaaaaacacatcaatggcattcatttttaaataaataaaatttaaataaaatcgtatgcctcttttctatttgcagccttctgatttaaataccaaaataaatttttcagatgcgtcgcagctctcatccacgcgagggagaacgcaacgaaatcttttcccttttccatcagctggtcatacagattggtggcaagatcacatgttgcgatcagctactgtgttcctgctcaggctcacgtttgaaaatgcttgctttttctctggaatacgaggtcacaaactttcatcatgcactttttcacgaacttccctcattaaagggccgggctgattttgcgatctctgctgcactatataactagcctttacagcagcctcactttgtgatgtggctttttgaacatattctgttgtgaaaccaaacttcttttcatctcctctactttctggctcctttgagtcatgtccatgtccttgtatttgtcatggtgtttcgtttcatagtgtcgtctaatgttgtactccttacttacagccacgttgactccacaaacaagacaaacaggtttgtcttttacatatgtaaacagatattctgcctcccacttgtccagaaagctcctgttttctgcctttctttcgccatttttgggaagggatagcgcgctgacagttgtagcgtctatgttgcatgactactgtcacagagggcgtttctgggtcctgtcctgattggcgcgcgaaaacaacagcagagcattatgggattcgtagtattagcggtgatgcgctgtataatacggcgggccagctctagtagtaatttggtattgtctcgcgggccataTAATTACCCCaagggccaaatttggcccgcgggccagagtttggaCACCCATGCCTACATGGTCTGTGATCACTTACTCACCTGACTCTACAACCTTCTGAATTACACAAGAGTTCCTGAACCAGTCTGGCGTGACTTTATACTGCCTAGGGGTGGTCAACCAGCCAACCGTACACTTCCCATTTCAGTCCAGTTAGGTATCATTCTCTCATCTCTTAAACGGTGGTGTTTCTGAAGACTCAACGTTCTGCTCTGTTTACcatggttctgttccctgaataTGCATCCGGATCTGTAGTTGTACACATTCACTGAGACTGTGCTTTGGTCTTTAGTGTCGTCAACAAACTGCCTCCCATCTACAGATTACAGTGTGCTTTGTCCTTAGTGTGGTCAACAAACTGCCTCCCCATCTACAGATTCACAGTGTGCTTTGGTCTTTATGTTCGTCACAAACTGCTCCTCATCTACAGATTCACAGTGTGCTTTGGTCCTTAGTGTGGTCAACAAACTGCCTCCTCATCTACAGATTCACAGTGTGCTTTGGTCCTAGTGTGGTCAACAAAACTGCCTCCTCATCTACAGTTCACAGTGTGCTTTGGTCCTTAGTGTGGTCAACAACTGCCTCCTCATCTACAGATTCACAGTGTGCTTTGGTCTTTAGTGTGGTCAACAAACTGCCTCCCCATCTACAGATTCACAGTGTGCTTTGGTCCTTAGTGTGGTCAACAAACTGCCTCCTCTACAGATTCAGTGTGCTTTGGTCCTAGTGTGGTCAACAAACTGCCTCCTCATCTACAGATTCACAGTGTGCTTTGGTCCTTAGTGTGGTCAACAACTGCCTCCTCATCTACAGATTCATAGTGTGCTTTGGTCCTTAGTGTGGTCAACAAACTGCCTCCTCATCTACAGATTCACAGTGTGCTTTGGTCCTTAGTGTGGTCAACAAACTGCCTCCTCATCTACAGATTCAAGTGTGCTTTGGTCCTTAGTGTGGTCACAAACTGCCTCCTCATCTACAGATTCACAGTGTGTTTTGGTCTTTAGTGTGGTCAACAAACTGCCTCCCATCTACAGATTCACAGTGTGCTTTGGTCCTTAGTGTGGTCAACAAACTGCCTCTCCATCTACAGATTCACAGTGTGCTTTGCCTTAGTGTGGTCAACAAACTGCCTCCTCATCTACAGATTCACAGTGTGTTTTGGTCTTTAGTGTGGTCAACAAACTGCCTCCCCATCTACAGTTCACAGTGTGCTTTGGTCCTTAGTGTGGTCAACAAACTGCCTCCCCATCTACAGATTCACAGTGTGCTTTGGTCCTTAGTGTGGTCAACAAACTGCCTCCTCATCTACAGATTCACAGTGTGCTTTGGTCCTTAGTGTGGTAAACAAACTGCCTCCTCATCTACAGATTCACAGTGTGCTTTGGTCCTTAGTGTGGTCAACAAACTGCCTCCTCATCTACAGATTCACAGTGTGCTTTGGTCCTTAGTGTGGTCAACAAACTGTCTCCTCATCTACAGATTCACAGTGTGCTTTGGTCCTTAGTGTCATCAACAAACTGCCTCCCCATCTACAGATTCACAGTGTGCTTTGGTCTTTAGTGTCATCAACAAACTGCCTCCCCATCTACAGATTCACAGTGTGCTTTGGTCTTTAGTGTCATCAACAAACTGCCTCCTCATCTACAGTTCACAGTGTGCTTTGGTCCTTAGTGTGGTCAACAAACTGCCTCCCCATCTACAGATTCACATGTGTGCTTTGGTCCTTAGTGTGGTCAACAAACTGCCTCCTATCTACAGATTCACAGTGTGCTTTGGTCCTTATGTGGTCAACAAACTGCCTCCTCATCTACAGATTTACAGTGTGCTTTGGTCCTTAGGTGTCATCAACAAACTGCCTCCTCATCTACAGATTCACAGTGTGCTTTGGTCCTAGTGTGGTCAACAAACTGCCTCCTCATCTACAGTTCACAGTGTGCTTGACATGTCCTGATCTTTGATGAGCCATAGGCAGTACAGGACATTTCCTGATCTTGATGAAGCCATAGGCAGTACAGGACATTTCCTGATCTTGATGAAGCCATAGGCAGTACAGGACATTTCCTGATCTTGATGAAGCCATAGGCAGTACAGGACATTTCCTGATCTTGATGAAGCCATAGGCAGTACAGGACATTTCCTGATCTTGATGAAGCCATAGGCAGTACAGGACATGTCCTGATCTTGATGAAGCCATAGGCAGTACAGGACATGTCCTGATCTTGATGATGCCATAGGCAGTACAGGACATTTCCTGATCTTGATGAAGCCATAGGCAGTACAGGACATTTCCTGATCTTGATGAACCATAGGCAGTACAGGACATTTCCTGATCTTGATGAAGCCATAGGCAGTACAGGACATTTCCTGATCTTGATGAAGCCATAGGCAGTACAGGACATTTCCTGATCTTGATGAAGCCATAGGCAGTACAGGACATTTCCTGTCTTGATGAAGCCATAGGCAGTACAGGACATGTCTGATCTTGATGAAGCCATAGGCAGTACAGGACATGTCCTGATCTTGATGAGCCATAGGCAGTACAGGACATTTCCTGATCTTGATGAAGCCATAGGCAGTACAGGACATGTCCTGATCTTGATGAAGCCATAGGCAGTACAGGACATGTCCTGATCTTGATGAAGCCATAGGCAGTACAGGACATGTCCTGATCTTGATGAAGCCATAGGCAGTACAGGACATGTCCTGATCTTGATGAAGCCATAGGCAGTACAGGACATGTCCTGATCTTGATGAAGCCATAGGCAGTACGGACATGTCTGATCTTGATGAAGCCATAGGCAGTACAGGACATGTCCTGATCTTGATGAAGCCATAGGCAGTACAGGACATGTCCTGATCTTGATGAAGCCTAGGCAGTACAGGACATGTCCTGATCTTGATGAAGCCATAGGCAGTACAGGACATGCCTGATCTTGATGAAGCCATAGGCAGTACAGGACATGTCCTGATCTTGATGAAGCCATAGGCAGTACAGGACATGTCCTGATCTTGATGAAGCCGTAGGCAGTACAGGACATGAAGAGACAGTCTTAGTGTTGATATTAATTCAACTAAAAGTGCTTCTTCCTGGAAAATTGGATGTCAGCTGTTTTCATTTGTGCAATAGCAAAGATTGTCTTACAATAGTCACAAAGGACCATAGATTACCTCTCTATTGTGTGTGGGGGTTTTCACCACGTATTCCTCAGCTTGTGCAGATGTGCCTGTTCTGTAGAACCTACAGCAGTAACCGTGTCTGTCAGTGTAGAGGATTTCTACAGTCCTATTCTGCTGTTGAACATGATCAACCCCCTTTATAGGGTTTTGACTAGATGCTATACAGCTACGGACAGATTGGACTTTTTCTagtaggttaggagaacttacataacaggttaggagaacttacaggACATAGaatgttaggaaaagggttagggttagccagAATGCAAATATTCTCCCAGACTCAAACATGCAACATTTTTACCTTAGCTGTACACCATTTAACCACAACCCTTGTATAGGTTCAAAGCCAAAAGAGATGTGGACAATGGAGAAATCAATTGATTTGAAAATAGTGTCTAACATTCAGTTGACAGATGAACACAGAATGAGATTGATTCTTCATCCTCGTGACTTCCTGGTTAgtaatgtctccctctctcctcccaggtGTGACACGGTGACCAGTGCGGTGATGATGCAGTACAGCCGTGACTTCAAGGGTCACCTGGCGTCTCTCTTTCTCAACGAGAACATCAACCTGGGCAAGAAGTACGTCTTCGACATCCGTCGCACCTCCAAGGAGGTCTACGACTACGCACGCCGGACGCTCTACAACGCCGGCATCATGGCGGCGGGCGGCGAGAGGACGCCGTCGGGGCGCAGTCCGCTGCGTGGCCAGGAGGAGGGGCTGGGAGAGGACTGTGGGAGCTGTCAGCAGAGCAGGGCGCTGCTGGAGAGACTAGAGAAACTCAGAGAAGCTCTGCTGTGTATGCTGTGCTGTGTGGAGGAGATTGACTCAGCCTTCTGCCCCTGTGGACACATGGTGTGCTGCCAGACCTGTGCAAACCAACTACAGGTGAAGAGACCCAGATAGAAGTGACTACTTGTAATTGGTTGAAAATGATCTCAACACACATGTTAATTCCTGCATGGTGGTCTTGGCTACATTGAGAAGCTACTACCAGTCAATGATAGAGAAGGACTCCAGAAAACACTTTCATCTCTGCACATTAATTTAGTTGTTGATGGTTTTTGGTCAAGTCGACCATTGGTCAAGACATTTGGATGCCACCACTACCGTCAACCCCCAGAATACTCAGCTGTCTCACTAGGTTTAAATGTCTTCCCTTTCTCATCTTTCACGAGGCCGTATTTCAGCTTGGTCTTAATACACTACAGCAGTAGGACAGAAACCCATCCGGTCCTTTGTGCCATTGTAGGAAAGAACACTTGGGAAGGAAGGAAGCTGTTGAGGAGTATTGGAACCTAGCCACAGTCTGTGTTAGTGGTGGTTGTCCAGACTCTGTGGTTCTAGCTGTGTAATACCATGAGTGTCAGAGCGTTCTGATTCCAGGAGAATACTTGACTTTTCTCCTGAGTCACTCTCATCACTTTTAAGGCTTTTAAAAAAACGATCCAGTGTTTTGCTCATGCAGCTAACCTGATTGTCCCTCCCACTAATCTCCTAAATGTGCCCAACTTTGCTTGAACTGCCGTCTCAGATGGTGAATTAGTGGCTGTGGATTAAAGCTGCCGGCAGCAGGCCAACAAATCTCTATTCCATTAAATCCACAAGGAAATGTGTCATGTGATGGCTAGGCACAAACAcattgagaggagagggagaggacagaagatgttcccccccaaaaatgtactcACTTTCCAAGATGGCCACCCCCTTATAAAACACTATTAACCATCTTCTAGATATGTCTGAACAGAGTGTATCGTGGGTAATTTGATCTGGAGGTCCCGGTTGGTTAACTAACAGGCTTTTACGTGACTTCAATACAATTGACTGGCTAAATGAGAATGGAGTGCGTTTCCACTATCCCTGCTCCATCACTTTGACAGACTGGTTAGTATTGTTGGTCGGTGTTCTGGGTGTCTGAAATATGATTGGTTGGCTACCTGGTCCATTCTGCAGCCCAGGGCTGGTGGTGGTTCATGCTTTCTGTAGCATTGTGGATCTGCATGCCCAACTAGACCTCTTAATGTGCTTACTGTCTACAGAATGTATTGTACTTGTCCTGTACCTCAAATGTTTTatgttcttcctctgtcctctccccagtCGTGTCCGGTGTGTCGGTCGGAGGTGGAACACGTGCAGCATGTCTACCTCCCCACCTGCACCAGTCTTCTGaacttcaccaccaccacctctcacGATGGCGACGACAGCCCCGGCCCCATCCACAGAGCTATGTGTGGTCTAGGACACACCTGCCACACCAAGGACTACTGCAATACCAACAGCcaacacgactccaacaacatctaccacacagagacataaaaccaCTTCACCACTCCCaggctgtgtaccaaatggctcCCTGGCACTACATGGGGACTGGGGTGCAGTTTGGGAAGCACCTCAGTCCAGTTCCAACAGCATTGGgttctgttgtgttgttttcACCTTGCCACTCTACCTGACGGTGGTATTTTCTCCACTCCCCACTGTCAATGATATGGATTATTTTTAAACCAATGATGGatttgggattttttttaataCTTCCCCTCCATTTTAGATTTAGGTTTGTTGCGTATTATTATTTAGTTTRAATCTAATTTCATCAGTTGATCTGATCTGAATTAGTGGCGCTATTGTGATTTATTTCACCGTTTTTGATTGTTTTTTTCCTCCATATTGGTCTACAGAACGTGAATTATCTATTGGGTTCATAACCTGCAGCGTTTGTACAATACGAGGACGTTCTGTGTTCTAGGAGAGGAGTAAGGCAACGTAGATAGTCATTCAGTTTTAaactttcatttacatttttaaaccGTTTCTTTTAAGCTTTGAGAATCTCATTTTATGGTTCTAATGGAGTGAAAtgcgtttcattttttttttttcgtttccTGTTTAGTTCATTGTTTTCCATGTGGTTCCTATGGTTTCCATGCCAATGAGAAGTTATTTGAGGGGTAGGAAGCAGCCCGACCCTAGCACAGCACAGCATTCTGATTTAGAGAtggaatgcgtcccaaatgacatgcTATTCCTTAtatgttgtgcactactttgggctctggtcaaaagtagtgcactatataggggaatagcaTGTCATTTGGGATCCCGCTGTGGGTAAGTCTTGACGATAAGCCCAGTATTATTCTCTTCATGTGTAGCTGGGTTCTGGAACCAAACCAGAACTTTGACAGGGAAAGAGAAATGGTTGAATGACCCTCCCTTAGAAAAAAGACCCGATTCAAACGGAACTCCATgacctccatccatccattcattattTTATCCCATATGAACAGGAACCCGCAGAAATGCAGGTCCCCAAAAATAAGATGTAatctgtgattttatttattgCTAAGGCTGTTTttctagcctgatcccagatctgtttgtgttgcatCACTAACCCAGACCATAGGAGTTATTtatacaacacaaacagatctgggatcagccaCTACTGTGTATTCTGTGatcagtatttctgtttttatgtgGTCAACTAGTGAGTTCCTTATGATTTCATTATTAAAGGGTACTAGTCTATCAGTGCAATACTGGCTGCTTTTTGAAAAGCCTTTTTGATTTATTTCTTGTGTGGAATATATATWTTTTTCTTATCTACAATCACTTTACCAAGGAAGCTTCCCAAGTGAATTATCTGGTAGGGTTTTGCCTTATTAATGTAGCAACATGGGtgtgtctcccaaatggcaccctattccttacgtagtgcactacttttgaccatggcccataggattctggtcaaaagtagtgcactgaatagggtgccattttgagacTCACTCACATCGTGTTTTTGGTATGCGTTCTTTCTTTGCACAGACTTTCTTTGTTTTGAAAGATGATGAAGAATYTTTTCTTTATTGCTGGAACCGTTTGGCACATTGTCACTGCAGGGGATTGATGGTTTTGTTCACTTTGTACAAGTAGgatttgtttctgtttttttgaaGCAAAAACCTATGCTCTGTAAATGTAGAAAGAAATTACMTTGGATCTTTTGTATGTTATTTCTTTGAATGAGAAAAGTGTTAATAAAGTTMttttttttaaacattacttttctgactgagtttaaaaaaacatttttttagttAATCCATTTTATTCATGGCTTTGACAGTGTTGATCTGAAGTTACCCTGGCAACACTCACATTCACTACTGCCAGTGGGGAAGTTCACAGTTGACAGGTCAGATAAAGATATGGGATTAAATGACGGGGTGCTTTGTGATTGAAGATTACTAAACTCATAAGGTCAAAGGTAATGCCTGCTATGCTTTTAATCAGATCTCAGTAAATGAATGATGGTGTTGCCTGTCATTAAAGTTTCTGTATGTTGATGTACTGATCATTTCATTATCAGAACGCATACAGTCAAATTACAGACATTACTGTTTACTAGTGATTCTTTTAGYATACGCTTTGCTTCACTGTGATTAAACAGTTTGGCGAGCGAGGGGAGGTGACCTCATACAACGTTGCAGAGTATTGATCCACTATCTGtattgacaacacacacacacacacacggtcaggcAACATCAATACTGTTAAAGAGACTCCAAGGACACTGATGACAGCTGGAACAGAGGGAGGGTCCTGAATGAGTAGTGGGGGTGACTGACTTTAAAGGCACAATCTGCAATATTTACAGCTGTTCGGTGGTCCATTCCATTAAGGATGAATAAATACCCATTTGAttctttaatatttttttcagYGCTGATCTGATTTGGTCAAAATACCAAAAATCTGGTCTGCCTGTGTGAACGCAGTTGAGGAGGCTGCCTTTTTGTCGTGTCTAGCCACGAGGCCTTAGGRAGCCAGTAACCCAGATGCACATAGAAACTTCATCTAGTACAGAGATGGGCAATTCTAGTCctcaagggcctgattggtgtcacactttttcctccatccctagcaaacagaggactggagttgcccacccttGATCTAGTGTGTTCTGCTCTGTGACGCAGCAACAGTCATATCTGTCGCTGCCCTGTGGCCATACAGTGTGGTCAAAAGCATACAGGCAACATGTATTAGTGGTGTCAGAGAACAATGTGAAACTATAACAAGCTTGTGGGCATTATGTCTGACAATGAAAATATAYTGTATGACCAAAAGTGTTAATATCAgcataaaactataatctgtctttaaaataatatagaagaaacacaaacattacATGGCTTATTTTGTCCAAGAGTccaatcaaaaatgtatttaagtgaAATGCTATATGATTGCATAAATTCCTCATTACATAACTGGCAGTAAAACACTATACTGTAGGCTTACACAATGAGTGGCAACATGTACTACGTGACATATTAGGGAGTGGTTAAcacagagaacaggagagagagagaggaaagagggaggttatcagagagagaaagagggaaaacgggagggagcgagagaagtaAACTAGAGATCCGGTAGTCTAATAATCCATGTGTAGTCATTATTTATAATCCATCCAACTTTCACCTCTGTTGAGTTTATAGTCTCAAAGTTCTCTTCAGACTCTCATGGCTAGTCAGAGATGGGTTTCACCTCTGTTGAGTTTATAGTCTCAAAGTTCTCTTCAGACACTCATGGCTAGTCAGAGATGGGTTCACCTCTGTTGAGTTTATAGTCTCAAAGTTCTCTTCAGATCTCATGGCTAGTCAGAGATGGGTTTCAAGGGCTTAGGCATCAGTAGTTTAACTCACAGGCCCATGCAGAGAAAGAGGCTGGAGGTTTCAGTGTAAATGTAATGCATTTAATTGCATGCAACTCCTTGATGGTTGGTGAGTTCAAGTCCTCCAGGGTTTTAGTTAGAAAAAGTGTTCAGTTTAGAATGTACATTTTGTACCAAAAGATAAAAGGGTTCTACCCC from Salvelinus sp. IW2-2015 unplaced genomic scaffold, ASM291031v2 Un_scaffold2684, whole genome shotgun sequence encodes the following:
- the mylipa gene encoding LOW QUALITY PROTEIN: E3 ubiquitin-protein ligase MYLIP-A (The sequence of the model RefSeq protein was modified relative to this genomic sequence to represent the inferred CDS: inserted 9 bases in 5 codons; substituted 1 base at 1 genomic stop codon), with protein sequence MYRPSRLELCFTDEWCGRKLGIIEVDYFGLQFLGSKGENLWLNLRNRICHTDDNLXSCRLRLRVKFFVDXNLILQEQTRHVFFMQVKENLHSGHLRMCSGQAEELSALLAQAEFRDYNQNTAKYWYSELCGSEPCPATVNSIISKHKALXGQSPGSVEYQALQLVSSLEPLXVEWHWTRDAEGQRLAIGWPXGIAVCKEDLSLVNRISYPIIQTATRXGKSVYLTVTKDTSDSVVLLFKLISNRAASGLWEARTQIHAVQLCDTVTSAVMMQYSRDFKGHLASLFLNENINLGKKYVFDIRRTSKEVYDYARRTLYNAGIMAAGGERTPSGRSPLRGQEEGLGEDCGSCQQSRALLERLEKLREALLCMLCCVEEIDSAFCPCGHMVCCQTCANQLQSCPVCRSEVEHVQHVYLPTCTSLLNFTTTTSHDGDDSPGPIHRAMCGLGHTCHTKDYCNTNSQHDSNNIYHTET